One window of the Klebsiella sp. WP3-W18-ESBL-02 genome contains the following:
- a CDS encoding YfjI family protein, protein MYKKNSSTQNKELTLKFQTLPTFAQRLISYIHYKTGAAAELILIVLLGAMAYACQDKFDVQLKNGRTFTSLYLMLLARSGSRKSTVFKMLMETIYRLEKGLKDDFLVEKMLYERKRAAWKAELKKLNKKFNKADAAEEFEALKALEECQGREPVEPVRPRLIIHDSTIEGLIKALALGSPSLMLGSDEAGGLFDGNLFRNTPALNSIWGEGRIADSRASRDSYDVDDARLSMLLMMQPSLFDYYLGKQGKIAKDSGFLARLLLIDLEQVPELCDIPDACSWSDEPGLDGFFSILVKHLQDGIERREKNEERICITLSEEAKALWDTQSKRIRELMQKGEELHHYDDFGSRIMEQGTRIAAVMQMFITPDLPIITKETLESATKITQWIINHLITKVDATREPTTTEKLVWFMEDHLVSNGSYDFRRNDLIKKGPYSARRSEILMPALEKLESEGIVQLFERGGINYVKFIGSKMEPAELAERTNIPLINSGSVAMNKLRLPE, encoded by the coding sequence ATGTATAAAAAAAACAGCTCAACGCAAAATAAAGAACTCACACTCAAATTTCAGACGCTACCCACTTTTGCACAACGGTTGATCAGTTATATACATTATAAAACAGGCGCTGCGGCTGAGCTTATTTTAATAGTATTGCTTGGAGCCATGGCATATGCCTGCCAGGATAAATTTGATGTTCAGCTTAAAAATGGGAGAACCTTTACATCGCTTTATCTCATGCTTTTAGCAAGGTCTGGTAGCAGGAAATCAACAGTATTCAAAATGTTGATGGAAACAATCTATCGACTCGAGAAAGGGCTGAAAGATGACTTTCTGGTTGAGAAAATGCTTTATGAACGGAAACGAGCAGCCTGGAAAGCTGAATTAAAAAAGCTTAACAAGAAATTCAACAAAGCTGATGCCGCTGAAGAGTTCGAAGCTCTCAAAGCACTGGAGGAATGCCAGGGAAGAGAGCCAGTAGAGCCCGTGAGGCCGCGTCTTATTATTCATGATTCAACAATTGAGGGACTTATAAAGGCATTAGCATTGGGTTCTCCTTCATTGATGCTCGGTTCTGATGAAGCTGGAGGGCTATTTGACGGTAACCTATTCCGCAACACACCAGCACTCAACTCTATTTGGGGGGAAGGGAGAATTGCAGACAGCAGGGCTTCACGAGACAGTTATGATGTTGATGACGCGCGGCTAAGCATGCTGCTAATGATGCAACCTAGTTTATTTGATTACTATCTTGGAAAACAGGGAAAAATTGCAAAAGACTCAGGGTTCTTAGCCCGTTTATTATTGATTGATCTGGAGCAAGTTCCTGAACTATGCGACATTCCTGATGCGTGTTCATGGTCTGATGAACCAGGACTTGATGGTTTTTTCTCTATTCTCGTTAAGCATTTGCAAGACGGGATAGAGCGTAGAGAAAAAAATGAAGAACGTATCTGTATTACTTTATCTGAAGAGGCGAAAGCGTTATGGGATACACAAAGTAAACGAATCAGGGAACTCATGCAAAAAGGAGAGGAGTTGCATCACTATGATGATTTCGGTTCCAGAATTATGGAACAAGGTACGAGAATCGCAGCAGTAATGCAAATGTTTATTACACCCGACTTGCCAATAATTACTAAGGAGACATTAGAATCAGCTACTAAAATAACACAATGGATTATTAATCATCTTATCACTAAGGTTGATGCGACCCGAGAGCCTACAACTACAGAAAAATTGGTATGGTTCATGGAAGATCATCTTGTTAGTAATGGTTCTTACGACTTCAGGAGGAATGATCTCATTAAAAAAGGCCCATATTCAGCCAGGCGTTCTGAAATTCTGATGCCTGCTTTAGAAAAACTTGAATCTGAAGGAATAGTTCAATTATTTGAGCGAGGTGGGATTAATTATGTCAAGTTTATTGGTTCTAAAATGGAACCAGCCGAATTAGCTGAAAGAACTAATATCCCGTTAATAAACTCAGGATCAGTTGCGATGAATAAACTACGTTTACCTGAATAA
- a CDS encoding inovirus Gp2 family protein produces MESQYSLTNEEIEELVSTAAQKYKSPIDLNILNRLLNMVYGTLVQNNRILGIRTDSRFAQSHVPGEPDLPICFQRDDEQAITRFYESLKSQLRADHNRSRRPGDPTLPSYGWCRERDTSVHPHYHLVLLFNADVYGYLGNYQDPDADNMATRIQKAWCSALGKVRISRSFLPKLTR; encoded by the coding sequence ATGGAATCACAATATTCACTTACCAATGAAGAAATCGAGGAATTGGTAAGTACAGCAGCCCAAAAGTATAAATCCCCTATTGACCTCAATATTCTCAACCGACTGCTTAACATGGTCTACGGCACACTGGTGCAGAATAACCGAATACTCGGTATTCGTACTGACTCGAGATTCGCCCAGTCCCATGTACCAGGGGAGCCTGACCTACCAATATGCTTCCAGCGGGATGATGAGCAGGCAATCACTCGCTTCTACGAGTCACTGAAAAGCCAGTTACGAGCAGATCATAACCGGTCCAGAAGACCGGGAGATCCGACATTACCATCTTATGGATGGTGCAGGGAACGCGATACAAGCGTACACCCACATTATCACCTTGTGTTGTTGTTCAATGCAGACGTCTATGGGTACCTGGGGAATTACCAGGACCCCGATGCTGACAATATGGCTACCCGAATACAGAAAGCCTGGTGCAGTGCTTTAGGGAAG
- a CDS encoding AlpA family transcriptional regulator, whose amino-acid sequence MIPSHAVRILRLPAVIHKTGISRATIYDWLNPKSPRYDPTFPKKRKLGTQSVGWLESEIDEWLLHRSFIN is encoded by the coding sequence ATGATCCCTTCACATGCAGTCAGAATACTCCGATTACCTGCTGTTATCCATAAAACAGGCATATCACGGGCTACGATTTACGACTGGTTAAATCCTAAATCACCACGTTACGATCCAACCTTTCCTAAGAAAAGAAAACTTGGGACACAATCTGTTGGTTGGCTTGAATCAGAAATCGATGAGTGGTTGTTGCATCGTAGTTTTATTAATTAA
- a CDS encoding integrase gives MARQTKPLSVKEIESAKPKEADYVLYDGDGLELLIKSSGSKIWQFRYIRPVTKKRAKKSIGPYPSVTLADARNYRAESRSLLAKQIDPQEHQQEQLRSSLEAKTNTFQLVAERWWNVKKASVTEDYAEDIWRSLERDVFPAIGDISVTDIKAHTLVQAVQPVQARGALETVRRLCQRINEVMIYAQNTGLIDAVPSVNIGKAFEKPQKKNMPSIRPDQLPQLMQTMRTASISLSTRCLFMWQLLTITRPAEAAEARWEEVDIEAREWKIPAARMKMNRDHTVPLSDEAIAILEMMKPLSGNREFIFPSRIKPNQPMNSQTVNASLKRSGFGGVLVSHGLRSIASTALNEQGFPPDVIEAALAHVDKNEVRRAYNRSDYLEQRRPMMQWWADFVMAAEHGSIIGDGIRGIRLVG, from the coding sequence ATGGCAAGACAAACCAAACCTCTATCCGTTAAAGAAATCGAATCTGCTAAACCTAAGGAAGCGGACTACGTTCTCTATGATGGCGATGGCCTTGAGCTACTTATCAAATCCAGCGGGAGTAAAATCTGGCAGTTTCGCTACATTCGCCCTGTCACCAAGAAACGTGCGAAGAAGAGCATAGGCCCCTACCCGTCAGTTACGCTTGCCGATGCCAGAAACTATCGAGCAGAGTCACGCTCTCTCCTGGCGAAACAAATCGACCCACAGGAACATCAGCAAGAACAACTTCGCAGTTCGCTGGAAGCCAAAACCAATACTTTCCAGCTCGTGGCTGAACGTTGGTGGAATGTGAAGAAAGCCAGTGTGACCGAAGACTACGCAGAGGATATCTGGCGCTCTCTTGAGAGAGATGTCTTTCCTGCGATTGGTGACATTAGCGTTACAGATATTAAAGCTCATACACTGGTTCAGGCCGTCCAACCGGTTCAGGCCAGAGGAGCTCTGGAAACCGTTCGTCGCCTGTGCCAGCGCATTAATGAGGTCATGATCTATGCCCAAAACACAGGGCTGATTGATGCTGTTCCCAGCGTTAATATCGGTAAAGCCTTCGAGAAACCTCAGAAAAAGAACATGCCCAGCATTCGACCGGATCAGCTACCACAACTGATGCAGACAATGCGAACAGCCAGCATTAGCCTTTCCACACGCTGCCTTTTCATGTGGCAACTTCTTACTATTACCCGCCCTGCCGAAGCGGCTGAAGCTCGCTGGGAAGAGGTAGACATAGAAGCGCGAGAGTGGAAGATTCCTGCAGCACGCATGAAAATGAACCGCGACCATACTGTTCCATTGTCAGATGAAGCAATTGCGATACTGGAGATGATGAAGCCGTTAAGTGGAAATCGAGAATTTATCTTTCCCAGCCGCATCAAGCCAAACCAGCCGATGAACAGTCAAACCGTTAACGCATCGCTGAAACGCTCAGGTTTTGGTGGGGTGCTCGTTTCACACGGTTTGCGATCTATTGCCAGTACAGCTCTCAACGAGCAAGGTTTTCCGCCTGATGTGATTGAAGCTGCATTAGCCCACGTGGATAAAAATGAGGTTCGCCGTGCTTATAACCGCAGCGATTACCTGGAACAGCGTCGCCCGATGATGCAATGGTGGGCTGACTTCGTTATGGCTGCTGAGCACGGAAGTATAATTGGAGATGGCATTCGAGGTATAAGGCTTGTCGGCTAA
- a CDS encoding HlyD family type I secretion periplasmic adaptor subunit: protein MEDLDIGRDVAFSGASRIVLLSTLMFIALGVWSWFGTLDEVATGTGKVIPSSHEQVLQSLDGGILAELNVREGDKVHAGQIVARLDPTRSESNMGESTARYRASLASSARLYAEVNDSPPIFPKELKAWPDLIASETRLYRTRRAQLSDSEAELKDAMVSVDKELAITQRLEKSGAASHVEVLRLQRQKSDLGLRLTDLRSQYYVQAREALSKANAEVDMLQAIIRGREDSVTRLTVRSPVRGIVKNVQVTTLGGVIPPNGDLMEIVPIDDRLLIEARLSPRDIAFIHPGQRALVKLTAYDYAIYGGLDGEVETISPDTIQDKIKPEITYYRVFIRTHQDYLTNKAGRHFSITPGMVASVDIKTGEKTIFEYLMKPFNRAKEALRER, encoded by the coding sequence ATGGAGGACCTGGACATCGGCCGCGACGTGGCCTTTTCCGGCGCCAGCCGCATTGTCCTGCTGAGCACGCTGATGTTTATTGCGCTCGGCGTCTGGTCGTGGTTCGGTACGCTCGACGAAGTGGCCACCGGCACCGGCAAGGTGATTCCCAGCTCACACGAGCAGGTGCTGCAATCACTGGACGGCGGCATTCTGGCCGAACTGAACGTCCGCGAGGGCGATAAGGTGCACGCCGGGCAGATTGTCGCCCGCCTCGACCCTACCCGTTCGGAATCCAACATGGGCGAAAGCACCGCGCGCTACCGCGCGTCGCTGGCCTCCAGCGCCCGCCTGTATGCGGAAGTAAACGACAGTCCGCCGATCTTCCCAAAAGAACTGAAAGCCTGGCCGGACCTTATCGCCAGCGAAACGCGCCTCTATCGTACCCGCCGCGCGCAGCTGTCAGATTCTGAGGCTGAGCTGAAGGATGCGATGGTGTCGGTGGATAAAGAGCTGGCCATCACCCAACGCCTTGAGAAGAGCGGTGCCGCCAGCCACGTGGAAGTGCTGCGCCTCCAGCGCCAGAAAAGCGATCTCGGGCTAAGGCTTACCGACCTGCGATCGCAGTACTACGTACAGGCGCGCGAGGCACTTTCCAAGGCCAACGCTGAAGTCGACATGCTGCAGGCGATCATTCGCGGTCGTGAAGATTCGGTCACCCGTCTGACGGTGCGCTCCCCGGTGCGCGGGATTGTGAAAAACGTGCAGGTAACCACGCTCGGCGGCGTCATCCCACCGAACGGTGATCTGATGGAAATAGTCCCTATTGACGATCGGCTGCTGATTGAAGCCCGCCTGTCGCCGCGCGATATTGCCTTTATCCACCCCGGACAGCGGGCGCTGGTTAAGCTTACCGCCTACGATTACGCCATCTACGGCGGGCTAGACGGAGAAGTTGAGACTATCTCGCCGGACACCATTCAGGACAAAATTAAGCCTGAAATCACCTATTACCGCGTGTTTATCCGCACTCATCAGGATTACCTGACCAACAAAGCCGGACGCCATTTCTCCATTACCCCAGGAATGGTCGCCAGCGTCGATATCAAAACCGGTGAAAAAACCATCTTTGAATACCTGATGAAACCGTTCAACCGGGCAAAGGAGGCGCTACGTGAACGATAA